A genomic window from Salvia splendens isolate huo1 chromosome 11, SspV2, whole genome shotgun sequence includes:
- the LOC121754272 gene encoding uncharacterized protein LOC121754272 isoform X1 has protein sequence MSGVSRIWEKVNMMAEGGSRNCSKKSDDACGDACGEDSGRPLNMARLRCILRGLDFKALLFLFLLIPTCVLVIYVHGQKITYFLRPLWESPPKPFDERPHYYHENVSMENLCKLHGWGMREYPRRVYDAVLFSIEVDILKMRWKELYPYVTEFVLLESNSTFTGLPKPYLFSTVRDQFKFVEPRLTYGQVPGRFKRGENPFVEEAYQRYALDYLLKQAGIQDGDLLIMSDVDEIPSRHTINLLRWCDDIPPILHLRLKNYLYSFEFFLDNNSWRASILVYQSGKTRYAHYRQSDEILADAGWHCSFCFRRISEFIFKMKAYSHVDRVRFSHFLSPKRIQKVICKGADLFDMLPEEYTFKEIIGKMGPIPHSYSAVHLPAYLLEAADQYKFLLPGNCIRERESG, from the exons ATGAGCGGCGTTTCAAGAATTTGGGAGAAGGTGAATATGATGGCGGAAGGAGGATCTCGGAATTGTTCCAAGAAATCAGATGATGCTTGTGGTGATGCTTGTGGTGAG GATTCGGGAAGGCCTTTGAACATGGCTAGATTGAGATGTATTCTTCGTGGCCTCGATTTCAAAGCATTGCTATTTCTCTTTTTGTTGATCCCGACATGCGTCTTAGTCATATATGTCCACGGCCAGAAAATCACTTACTTTCTGAGACCATTGTGGGAGTCCCCGCCTAAGCCTTTCGACGAGAGACCTCACTACTATCACGAGAATGTGTCTATGGAGAATCTGTGTAAGCTTCACGGTTGGGGAATGCGTGAGTATCCTAGACGTGTCTATGATGCAGTGTTGTTCAGCATTGAGGTGGACATCCTCAAGATGCGTTGGAAAGAGTTGTATCCGTATGTGACAGAATTTGTCCTCCTTGAGTCGAACTCCACCTTCACCGGGCTGCCAAAGCCTTACCTCTTCTCGACTGTCCGTGACCAGTTCAAATTTGTTGAGCCTCGTTTAACGTACGGACAAGTCCCGGGAAGATTCAAGAGAGGCGAGAACCCTTTCGTTGAAGAGGCGTATCAGAGATATGCATTGGATTATCTTCTCAAACAAGCTGGGATACAAGATGGTGACTTGTTGATAATGTCGGATGTTGATGAGATCCCAAGTAGGCACACGATTAATCTCTTGAGGTGGTGTGATGACATACCCCCGATTCTCCATCTTCGCCTCAAGAACTATCTGTACTCATTCGAGTTCTTTCTTGATAACAACAGCTGGAGGGCGTCCATCCTCGTATACCAGTCTGGAAAGACTAGATATGCCCACTATCGACAGTCTGATGAGATCTTGGCTGATGCCGGGTGGCATTGTAGCTTCTGCTTTAGACGGATCAGTGAGTTCATATTCAAGATGAAAGCCTACAGCCACGTGGATCGTGTCAGATTCTCTCATTTCCTGAGCCCTAAGAGAATCCAGAAAGTGATCTGCAAAGGGGCTGATTTGTTTGACATGCTACCCGAGGAGTACACGTTCAAGGAGATAATCGGGAAAATGGGGCCCATCCCACATTCCTACTCGGCTGTTCATCTCCCTGCATATCTCTTGGAGGCAGCTGATCAATACAAATTCCTTCTACCCGGGAATTGcataagagaaagagagagtggCTGA
- the LOC121754272 gene encoding uncharacterized protein LOC121754272 isoform X2 — MMLVVMLVDSGRPLNMARLRCILRGLDFKALLFLFLLIPTCVLVIYVHGQKITYFLRPLWESPPKPFDERPHYYHENVSMENLCKLHGWGMREYPRRVYDAVLFSIEVDILKMRWKELYPYVTEFVLLESNSTFTGLPKPYLFSTVRDQFKFVEPRLTYGQVPGRFKRGENPFVEEAYQRYALDYLLKQAGIQDGDLLIMSDVDEIPSRHTINLLRWCDDIPPILHLRLKNYLYSFEFFLDNNSWRASILVYQSGKTRYAHYRQSDEILADAGWHCSFCFRRISEFIFKMKAYSHVDRVRFSHFLSPKRIQKVICKGADLFDMLPEEYTFKEIIGKMGPIPHSYSAVHLPAYLLEAADQYKFLLPGNCIRERESG, encoded by the exons ATGATGCTTGTGGTGATGCTTGTG GATTCGGGAAGGCCTTTGAACATGGCTAGATTGAGATGTATTCTTCGTGGCCTCGATTTCAAAGCATTGCTATTTCTCTTTTTGTTGATCCCGACATGCGTCTTAGTCATATATGTCCACGGCCAGAAAATCACTTACTTTCTGAGACCATTGTGGGAGTCCCCGCCTAAGCCTTTCGACGAGAGACCTCACTACTATCACGAGAATGTGTCTATGGAGAATCTGTGTAAGCTTCACGGTTGGGGAATGCGTGAGTATCCTAGACGTGTCTATGATGCAGTGTTGTTCAGCATTGAGGTGGACATCCTCAAGATGCGTTGGAAAGAGTTGTATCCGTATGTGACAGAATTTGTCCTCCTTGAGTCGAACTCCACCTTCACCGGGCTGCCAAAGCCTTACCTCTTCTCGACTGTCCGTGACCAGTTCAAATTTGTTGAGCCTCGTTTAACGTACGGACAAGTCCCGGGAAGATTCAAGAGAGGCGAGAACCCTTTCGTTGAAGAGGCGTATCAGAGATATGCATTGGATTATCTTCTCAAACAAGCTGGGATACAAGATGGTGACTTGTTGATAATGTCGGATGTTGATGAGATCCCAAGTAGGCACACGATTAATCTCTTGAGGTGGTGTGATGACATACCCCCGATTCTCCATCTTCGCCTCAAGAACTATCTGTACTCATTCGAGTTCTTTCTTGATAACAACAGCTGGAGGGCGTCCATCCTCGTATACCAGTCTGGAAAGACTAGATATGCCCACTATCGACAGTCTGATGAGATCTTGGCTGATGCCGGGTGGCATTGTAGCTTCTGCTTTAGACGGATCAGTGAGTTCATATTCAAGATGAAAGCCTACAGCCACGTGGATCGTGTCAGATTCTCTCATTTCCTGAGCCCTAAGAGAATCCAGAAAGTGATCTGCAAAGGGGCTGATTTGTTTGACATGCTACCCGAGGAGTACACGTTCAAGGAGATAATCGGGAAAATGGGGCCCATCCCACATTCCTACTCGGCTGTTCATCTCCCTGCATATCTCTTGGAGGCAGCTGATCAATACAAATTCCTTCTACCCGGGAATTGcataagagaaagagagagtggCTGA
- the LOC121754272 gene encoding uncharacterized protein LOC121754272 isoform X3, whose protein sequence is MARLRCILRGLDFKALLFLFLLIPTCVLVIYVHGQKITYFLRPLWESPPKPFDERPHYYHENVSMENLCKLHGWGMREYPRRVYDAVLFSIEVDILKMRWKELYPYVTEFVLLESNSTFTGLPKPYLFSTVRDQFKFVEPRLTYGQVPGRFKRGENPFVEEAYQRYALDYLLKQAGIQDGDLLIMSDVDEIPSRHTINLLRWCDDIPPILHLRLKNYLYSFEFFLDNNSWRASILVYQSGKTRYAHYRQSDEILADAGWHCSFCFRRISEFIFKMKAYSHVDRVRFSHFLSPKRIQKVICKGADLFDMLPEEYTFKEIIGKMGPIPHSYSAVHLPAYLLEAADQYKFLLPGNCIRERESG, encoded by the coding sequence ATGGCTAGATTGAGATGTATTCTTCGTGGCCTCGATTTCAAAGCATTGCTATTTCTCTTTTTGTTGATCCCGACATGCGTCTTAGTCATATATGTCCACGGCCAGAAAATCACTTACTTTCTGAGACCATTGTGGGAGTCCCCGCCTAAGCCTTTCGACGAGAGACCTCACTACTATCACGAGAATGTGTCTATGGAGAATCTGTGTAAGCTTCACGGTTGGGGAATGCGTGAGTATCCTAGACGTGTCTATGATGCAGTGTTGTTCAGCATTGAGGTGGACATCCTCAAGATGCGTTGGAAAGAGTTGTATCCGTATGTGACAGAATTTGTCCTCCTTGAGTCGAACTCCACCTTCACCGGGCTGCCAAAGCCTTACCTCTTCTCGACTGTCCGTGACCAGTTCAAATTTGTTGAGCCTCGTTTAACGTACGGACAAGTCCCGGGAAGATTCAAGAGAGGCGAGAACCCTTTCGTTGAAGAGGCGTATCAGAGATATGCATTGGATTATCTTCTCAAACAAGCTGGGATACAAGATGGTGACTTGTTGATAATGTCGGATGTTGATGAGATCCCAAGTAGGCACACGATTAATCTCTTGAGGTGGTGTGATGACATACCCCCGATTCTCCATCTTCGCCTCAAGAACTATCTGTACTCATTCGAGTTCTTTCTTGATAACAACAGCTGGAGGGCGTCCATCCTCGTATACCAGTCTGGAAAGACTAGATATGCCCACTATCGACAGTCTGATGAGATCTTGGCTGATGCCGGGTGGCATTGTAGCTTCTGCTTTAGACGGATCAGTGAGTTCATATTCAAGATGAAAGCCTACAGCCACGTGGATCGTGTCAGATTCTCTCATTTCCTGAGCCCTAAGAGAATCCAGAAAGTGATCTGCAAAGGGGCTGATTTGTTTGACATGCTACCCGAGGAGTACACGTTCAAGGAGATAATCGGGAAAATGGGGCCCATCCCACATTCCTACTCGGCTGTTCATCTCCCTGCATATCTCTTGGAGGCAGCTGATCAATACAAATTCCTTCTACCCGGGAATTGcataagagaaagagagagtggCTGA
- the LOC121753944 gene encoding eukaryotic translation initiation factor 4B2-like isoform X1: MSKSPWGIGAWAAETEREEAEQREAEEKAAAGSFPSLKEGVSTAKQKKKTKMTLQEFRVMPSQGHGLTPEEMLRLPTGPKERSAEEMQHGRLGGGFSNYGSNSGRREFEGRKSYGFEDDGWRQQPRVSEFDQPSRADEVDNWGSMKKQTALPDHDSRESRVSGKYSPLGGASRADDVDNWASMKKPVSQPRNSSFGSRPETDRWARNESFGSRSEQNPSLSLSSPKIEGVEGVKVNKPNPFGAARPREEVLAEKGLDWKKMDSDVADKKQSVSGGSRPTSSQSSRPETPQSSRSEAPPSLGEAVMRQRPKVNPFGDAKPREVMLEEKGLDWRKIDLKLDRRVNRPEAEKEKNLKEEIEQLKKELLQKTSEEQAGVQDQIHKKEQELELLVSQLDDKVRYSQRNFERQSPGAVRGAGFNDRPPSRTGSYEGRSNFHDRPPSAPGQYEGYQERPPSRPGAYEDSRAGFAERPPFQPEAHEDPEAGFNERPHSRQGAYEENRSSYSQKASYTDRSYQEPRSIDGNERPRSRGSVNSWARPSDDRRYFQGSGGRVFSGSRDVDRVEVVNSQTRFS; the protein is encoded by the exons ATGTCGAAATCGCCATGGGGAATCGGCGCCTGGGCTGCCGAGACCGAGAGGGAGGAGGCCGAGCAGCGAGAAGCCGAGGAGAAGGCGGCCGCTGGCAGTTTTCCCAGCCTGAAGGAAGGCGTGAGCACAGCcaagcagaagaagaagacgaagatGACTCTACAGGAATTCAGGGTTATGCCGTCCCAGGGCCACGGCCTGACGCCGGAGGAAATGCTCCGCCTCCCGACGGGGCCGAAGGAGCGGTCGGCGGAGGAAATGCAGCACGGCAGATTGGGCGGCGGGTTCTCCAATTACGGGTCTAATTCGGGCCGGAGGGAGTTTGAGGGCCGGAAATCTTATGGATTTGAGGATGATGGGTGGAGGCAGCAACCTAGGGTTTCGGAGTTCGATCAGCCTTCGCGAGCTGATGAGGTGGATAATTGGGGGTCGATGAAGAAGCAAACTGCCCTGCCGGATCACGATTCGCGCGAATCTAGGGTTTCTGGCAAGTACAGCCCACTTGGGGGTGCGTCGCGTGCCGATGATGTGGACAATTGGGCGTCTATGAAGAAGCCTGTGTCACAGCCGAGAAATTCGAGCTTTGGCTCTAGGCCCGAGACTGATCGTTGGGCCCGGAATGAGAGCTTCGGGTCTCGGAGTGAGCAAAATCccagtttgagtttgagttcgCCTAAAATTGAGGGTGTGGAGGGGGTAAAGGTTAACAAGCCGAATCCTTTTGGGGCGGCGAGGCCAAGGGAGGAAGTGCTGGCGGAGAAAGGGTTGGATTGGAAGAAGATGGACTCAGATGTTGCAGACAAGAAGCAATCGGTTAGTGGTGGGAGTAGGCCCACAAGTTCGCAGTCGAGTAGGCCGGAGACTCCGCAGTCGAGCAGGTCGGAGGCGCCTCCTTCACTGGGTGAAGCTGTAATGAGGCAGAGACCGAAAGTAAATCCGTTCGGGGATGCCAAGCCTAGAGAAGTTATGCTGGAGGAGAAGGGCCTGGATTGGAGGAAGATTGATCTCAAGTTGGACCGACGTGTGAACAG GCCTGAGgcagaaaaagagaaaaatctGAAGGAAGAAATTGAGCAACTGAAAAAGGAATTGCTGCAAAAAACTAGTGAAGAACAAGCTGGTGTGCAAGATCAAATACATAAAAAGGAGCAGGAGTTGGAACTTCTGGTCTCTCAGTTGGATGACAAAGTTCGCTATAGTCAAAGAAATTTTGAGAGGCAAAGCCCTGGAGCTGTTCGGGGTGCTGGCTTTAATGACAGACCTCCTTCTCGAACCGGATCATATGAGGGTAGATCCAACTTTCATGACAGGCCTCCTTCTGCGCCTGGACAATATGAAGGCTATCAAGAGAGACCTCCATCTCGTCCAGGTGCATACGAGGATTCAAGAGCTGGCTTTGCTGAGAGACCTCCTTTTCAACCTGAGGCGCATGAAGATCCTGAAGCTGGGTTTAATGAAAGACCCCATTCGAGGCAGGGAGCCTATGAAGAGAACAGATCTTCCTATTCTCAGAAAGCTTCTTACACAGATAGATCATATCAAGAGCCCAGATCTATAGATGGCAATGAAAGGCCTCGTTCACGCGGCTCTGTGAATTCATGGGCAAGACCAAGTGACGACAGAAGATATTTTCAAGGAAGTGGAGGCAGAGTATTTTCAGGCAGCAGAGATGTCGACAG GGTCGAGGTGGTGAACTCCCAAACCCGATTCTCCTAG
- the LOC121753944 gene encoding eukaryotic translation initiation factor 4B2-like isoform X2 — MSKSPWGIGAWAAETEREEAEQREAEEKAAAGSFPSLKEGVSTAKQKKKTKMTLQEFRVMPSQGHGLTPEEMLRLPTGPKERSAEEMQHGRLGGGFSNYGSNSGRREFEGRKSYGFEDDGWRQQPRVSEFDQPSRADEVDNWGSMKKQTALPDHDSRESRVSGKYSPLGGASRADDVDNWASMKKPVSQPRNSSFGSRPETDRWARNESFGSRSEQNPSLSLSSPKIEGVEGVKVNKPNPFGAARPREEVLAEKGLDWKKMDSDVADKKQSVSGGSRPTSSQSSRPETPQSSRSEAPPSLGEAVMRQRPKVNPFGDAKPREVMLEEKGLDWRKIDLKLDRRVNRPEAEKEKNLKEEIEQLKKELLQKTSEEQAGVQDQIHKKEQELELLVSQLDDKVRYSQRNFERQSPGAVRGAGFNDRPPSRTGSYEGRSNFHDRPPSAPGQYEGYQERPPSRPGAYEDSRAGFAERPPFQPEAHEDPEAGFNERPHSRQGAYEENRSSYSQKASYTDRSYQEPRSIDGNERPRSRGSVNSWARPSDDRRYFQGSGGRVFSGSRDVDRSGSRW; from the exons ATGTCGAAATCGCCATGGGGAATCGGCGCCTGGGCTGCCGAGACCGAGAGGGAGGAGGCCGAGCAGCGAGAAGCCGAGGAGAAGGCGGCCGCTGGCAGTTTTCCCAGCCTGAAGGAAGGCGTGAGCACAGCcaagcagaagaagaagacgaagatGACTCTACAGGAATTCAGGGTTATGCCGTCCCAGGGCCACGGCCTGACGCCGGAGGAAATGCTCCGCCTCCCGACGGGGCCGAAGGAGCGGTCGGCGGAGGAAATGCAGCACGGCAGATTGGGCGGCGGGTTCTCCAATTACGGGTCTAATTCGGGCCGGAGGGAGTTTGAGGGCCGGAAATCTTATGGATTTGAGGATGATGGGTGGAGGCAGCAACCTAGGGTTTCGGAGTTCGATCAGCCTTCGCGAGCTGATGAGGTGGATAATTGGGGGTCGATGAAGAAGCAAACTGCCCTGCCGGATCACGATTCGCGCGAATCTAGGGTTTCTGGCAAGTACAGCCCACTTGGGGGTGCGTCGCGTGCCGATGATGTGGACAATTGGGCGTCTATGAAGAAGCCTGTGTCACAGCCGAGAAATTCGAGCTTTGGCTCTAGGCCCGAGACTGATCGTTGGGCCCGGAATGAGAGCTTCGGGTCTCGGAGTGAGCAAAATCccagtttgagtttgagttcgCCTAAAATTGAGGGTGTGGAGGGGGTAAAGGTTAACAAGCCGAATCCTTTTGGGGCGGCGAGGCCAAGGGAGGAAGTGCTGGCGGAGAAAGGGTTGGATTGGAAGAAGATGGACTCAGATGTTGCAGACAAGAAGCAATCGGTTAGTGGTGGGAGTAGGCCCACAAGTTCGCAGTCGAGTAGGCCGGAGACTCCGCAGTCGAGCAGGTCGGAGGCGCCTCCTTCACTGGGTGAAGCTGTAATGAGGCAGAGACCGAAAGTAAATCCGTTCGGGGATGCCAAGCCTAGAGAAGTTATGCTGGAGGAGAAGGGCCTGGATTGGAGGAAGATTGATCTCAAGTTGGACCGACGTGTGAACAG GCCTGAGgcagaaaaagagaaaaatctGAAGGAAGAAATTGAGCAACTGAAAAAGGAATTGCTGCAAAAAACTAGTGAAGAACAAGCTGGTGTGCAAGATCAAATACATAAAAAGGAGCAGGAGTTGGAACTTCTGGTCTCTCAGTTGGATGACAAAGTTCGCTATAGTCAAAGAAATTTTGAGAGGCAAAGCCCTGGAGCTGTTCGGGGTGCTGGCTTTAATGACAGACCTCCTTCTCGAACCGGATCATATGAGGGTAGATCCAACTTTCATGACAGGCCTCCTTCTGCGCCTGGACAATATGAAGGCTATCAAGAGAGACCTCCATCTCGTCCAGGTGCATACGAGGATTCAAGAGCTGGCTTTGCTGAGAGACCTCCTTTTCAACCTGAGGCGCATGAAGATCCTGAAGCTGGGTTTAATGAAAGACCCCATTCGAGGCAGGGAGCCTATGAAGAGAACAGATCTTCCTATTCTCAGAAAGCTTCTTACACAGATAGATCATATCAAGAGCCCAGATCTATAGATGGCAATGAAAGGCCTCGTTCACGCGGCTCTGTGAATTCATGGGCAAGACCAAGTGACGACAGAAGATATTTTCAAGGAAGTGGAGGCAGAGTATTTTCAGGCAGCAGAGATGTCGACAG GTCAGGGTCGAGGTGGTGA